The genomic segment CGAGGGCGTACGTTGAGGCCGCGGCCACCGTCGCCCCGACCGCCGAGCCGATGAACGGGATGAACTTCACCGCCTGCCGCGCGAGGGTCCGCGCCACCATCCCGACGCCCACGGCCGCGGCCAGTTCGCGCATCCGCTCGGCCGTCATCGGCTGACCGTAGACCTGTGCGAGGTGGTTCGCCATCCGCGCCTGAATGCCCGGTAGCAGCACCATGTCCACAAACGGGATCGGCAGCGCCCCGGCCGTTCCGGCCATCGACGTGTAGCCCAAGATGAGCGGCATCGCGTGCCGCAGGTGCGCGCCCTTCAGTGCGTCCGTCGCCTCCTTCAGCCGCAGGAGCGTCTGCCGGTAGGCGGCCGGGAGCGCCGTCAGGAGCGTCTGCTTGAGCTGCTCGCCGCCGTAGTTCGGTTCGCTGAAGCCGTCGTCGGATTTTGTCAGATCGAACGGGACACAGAAGTCGAACAGGCCGTGAAACGCGCGGCGGTGCTCGTCGATACAGTCGCGGAGCGGTTGCGGCAGCGTCTCCGGGAGTTGGGCGTGCGGGTCCGCCGCTAGCGCGCCGAACGGGTACGGGTCGGGGTGCGGTTGCCGGGGGATCGTCTCGTGCAGGCACGTGACGGCCAGGATCACGGGCCGCGAGCGGCTGGCGGCGCGAATGCGTTCGAGGGCGGCGCGCACGTTGCCCTGGGCGAAGTCGGTCGCCTTCACCGTCACGATCACGACGTGCGCGGTCGGGTCGAACGCGGCGATGTCTTCCGCCGGGTCGTAGCCGGGCTCGTCGACGCCGCGGGTGTCGAGGAAGGTGAGCAGCGGCGCGTCGGGCGTGGGGAACCGGTAAAGCCGGGAGGTTCGGGTACACGGGCGGAACCCGGAGCCGATCGCGGCGTCTTCTGCGCCCGTCAGGAAGCGGACGAGGGACGTCTTGCCGGACTGCGTTTTGCCGAGCAGCCAGAACACCGGGGTCGGTGTCTTGGTGCGCAGGTCGGCGAGCGTCGCCTCCAGGTCCGGGGGCGGGCTCGGGTCGCCCGTCACCGTTCGCTTGACCGCGTCCCAGAGCCGACTCATAGCCCCTCCGCTGTGACCGGGTACGCCGGACCGCTTCCCCTTGACCCCACACGCCGCGTCGGTTATCGCGTGCGACCATCTTATCCCGTGTGGTGCGTCATGGACGGCGGGTTCGGCAGCCTGAAACTGTTCGCGTACGAGTCGGACGGCTCGGCGGAACACCGCACGCCCCTGCCGGGACCGGCCTCCATTGGAACGGACATCGGGCTCGCGATGAATCGCCCGGACCCACACGTCGCCGCGACCCGCGAACTCATCCGCCCGCCCACGGTTCATCGTGGCCGGCGCGAATCGGAGCCCTTTTCCGCCGCATGGTTCGAGGAACTGGAGCAAAAACGGTACCAACGACACGGGGCGTGGCTCACACGGGCCCTGGAGTTCGGGCGGCACCCCGGCGAATCGCTGCTCGTTCTCGGCTGCGGTCTGGGCACCGACGCCGTCCGCTACGCCCGGACCGACACGACCGTCACCGTCGCGACCACGGCCGACGAGTACCCGAATATCGTCCGCGCCAACTTTGCCCGCGACGGGCTCACCGCCACGTTCGCCAAACTCGACGGCCCGCGGCTCCCGTTCGCCGACGGCGCGTTTGATGTGGTCACGTGGAACACGCTTTACGATCCGGCCGCCCCCGACCCGACCCGCGTGGACGAGCTGTTCCGCGTGTTGAAGCCCGGCGGGAAAGTGATCGGCCTGTTCCCGGCCCGTTTCGACTCCGCGTTCTGGCAGGACATATTTCTGCCCCTTCAGCGCCTGTGGTGGCGCCGGCCACAGGACCCCGCGACCGCGCCGAAGACCTCCGCCCGTGAACTGCGCCGTACGTTCGCCCGCTTCGGCGAACTCCGCGTTTCCAAAAGGCATTTGCGCCGGGGCGAGTTGCCGCACGTGTGGCGCATCTTCCCGCTCATGCTCCTGGAGCGGTGGATCGGCCGCGTGCTGGTTCTGAAGGCGAAAAAGCCCATCCTCGTCACCCGGCCCCAAACGAAGTTCGACACGCCCGGCCGTCTGGCGGCGTGACGGGCAACGGGCACAGTCCCGGTTCATAAAGTCGAAGAGCGGAGCGGGTTGGGGACTCCACTACGCGCCGAGCGCGGCCCGGAGCCGGCGGATCTGCTCTTCCATCGGACGCGGCGCGACCGGTGTCGCCTTTCCCACCTCTCCCGCCACCTTCAACCACACAAATACCGGACCGCTCCCCGATAGCCCCTCGCCAGCTATGGCGTGCCATTCGTCGCGCGTCGCACATTCGTGGACGCGAGCGATGCCGGCGCCGCGGGCCAGGGCCGCGAAGTTCGTTCGTCCCGCGTTCGGGACCGACTGCCCGCCGGTCACTTCGTAAAGGCCGTTATCAATGAGGAGGATGTAGAGCGGCACGGTGTACTGCGCCACGGTGACGAGGCAGCCGAGGTTCATGAGCAGGCCGCCGTCGCCGGTCAGAACGATCACCCCGCGCTCCGGCCGCGCGAGGCACAGACCGAGCCCGAGTGGAACGCCTTGTCCCATGCTCGACGGTAGGTAGTGGAAGTCCAGTGGCGAATCCGAGAGCCGTGGCCACAGTCCGACCGACCCCATCGTGGTCACGACCACCTGATCGCGGCGGTGAGCGGCCAGCACTTCGAGCGTGTCGCGATGTGTCATCATGTGTCACTCCGCCCAGAGGACCGCGGCCGCCGCCGGGTGTTCGGCGAGTGTCGAGAGGGCACCCGTCAGTTCCGTCGCGCCGCCTTCGGCCGGGTCGAACCGCGTGGAGTGCAGTTCCCACGCCGCAACCACCCGCTCCGCGAACCAGGGGCAGTTGTCGCGACTCTTTCCGGCCCGCGCCGCCCGCTCGCTGCGCACGCCGACGATCAGTTTTAGTGGGAGCTTCAGGTCGTGTACCGCGTTGCGGACCGCGTCGCCGGCCTCGAAGAAGCCGGTACACTGGACTGCAACCAGCGGCCGTGCGCCGCCGAGTATAAGCCCGATCGCCACGCCGATCGCCTCCCCCTCGCGACACACCCGGACCAGCGCGAGCCGCGACGACCGGAGCGCAGGCTCCCAGGTGCCCAGATGACTGTCGGGAATCCACACGAGATGGGTAAACCCGGCGGCTTCGAGGGCCGATACGATGTTAATTGGAGCGGCCGTGAAGCCCGGCTGTGCGGGCGACAGGTCGCGAGGGTCACCAGCAGCGGCCGTGAAGCCCGGCTGTGCGGGCGACAGGTCGCGAGGGTCACCAGCAGCGGCCGTGAAGCCCGGCTGTGCGGGCTCTGAGGAAGGGTCGCGAGGTTCATTGGGGCCGAGCATGACCTGACTCTCCGCGGGGCGAGGCCGGCTTGAGCGAATCATACGGGTCGGCTGGTCGCGTGTAACCGTTTCGAGGGTCGAATGGTCGAGATCGTGGTGCGGGTGCCGGAGAACACCCCGCCGTGGCAGCCCGTGTTCCTGGCGGGCGACGGGCCGGAACTCGGCGACTGGGCGCCAACGGGTGTCCCGCTCGCCGCGTGGGATGATGGTACGTACCACGTCTGGCTCGACCTGCCGCCCCGCTACCGCGGGCAATTTTACGTCACCCCGGGCCGGTGGCGCGGCGTCGAGACCGACGCCCACGGGCACGAGTACCCGCCGCGCGAACTGGCCGGCGACGGGCCGCGGACGGTCGAGGCCCGCGTCCACGGGTGGGGCCGGACCAGCGTCCACTACTACCCCGATGCGCCCTCACGGTTCCTGCCGCACCGGCGCACCGTGAGCGTGTGGGTGCCGCCCGGTTACGGCCGGGACACGGACCGGCGGTATCCCGTCTTCTACATGCACGACGGCCAGAACCTGTTCGACGCCCACACCGCGTTCGCGGGCAACCCGTGGCTGGCGGACGAAGTAGCGGACCGCGAGGTCCGGGCCGGCCGCGTTCCGCCGCTCATCATTGTGGGCGTGGCGAACACCCCCGACCGCCTGGACGAGTACGGCCCCCGGCGGTGCGGTCACAAGCGCACCCGCGACCACTCGCGCGAGTACGGGC from the Frigoriglobus tundricola genome contains:
- a CDS encoding thiamine pyrophosphate-dependent enzyme, with the protein product MMTHRDTLEVLAAHRRDQVVVTTMGSVGLWPRLSDSPLDFHYLPSSMGQGVPLGLGLCLARPERGVIVLTGDGGLLMNLGCLVTVAQYTVPLYILLIDNGLYEVTGGQSVPNAGRTNFAALARGAGIARVHECATRDEWHAIAGEGLSGSGPVFVWLKVAGEVGKATPVAPRPMEEQIRRLRAALGA
- a CDS encoding YcjF family protein, whose product is MSRLWDAVKRTVTGDPSPPPDLEATLADLRTKTPTPVFWLLGKTQSGKTSLVRFLTGAEDAAIGSGFRPCTRTSRLYRFPTPDAPLLTFLDTRGVDEPGYDPAEDIAAFDPTAHVVIVTVKATDFAQGNVRAALERIRAASRSRPVILAVTCLHETIPRQPHPDPYPFGALAADPHAQLPETLPQPLRDCIDEHRRAFHGLFDFCVPFDLTKSDDGFSEPNYGGEQLKQTLLTALPAAYRQTLLRLKEATDALKGAHLRHAMPLILGYTSMAGTAGALPIPFVDMVLLPGIQARMANHLAQVYGQPMTAERMRELAAAVGVGMVARTLARQAVKFIPFIGSAVGATVAAASTYALGRALCFYFEAVCEGHVPSPDTLRKVYHEQYTAAEAQWKADHPKGAK
- a CDS encoding class I SAM-dependent methyltransferase, translating into MDGGFGSLKLFAYESDGSAEHRTPLPGPASIGTDIGLAMNRPDPHVAATRELIRPPTVHRGRRESEPFSAAWFEELEQKRYQRHGAWLTRALEFGRHPGESLLVLGCGLGTDAVRYARTDTTVTVATTADEYPNIVRANFARDGLTATFAKLDGPRLPFADGAFDVVTWNTLYDPAAPDPTRVDELFRVLKPGGKVIGLFPARFDSAFWQDIFLPLQRLWWRRPQDPATAPKTSARELRRTFARFGELRVSKRHLRRGELPHVWRIFPLMLLERWIGRVLVLKAKKPILVTRPQTKFDTPGRLAA
- a CDS encoding thiamine pyrophosphate-binding protein, translated to MLGPNEPRDPSSEPAQPGFTAAAGDPRDLSPAQPGFTAAAGDPRDLSPAQPGFTAAPINIVSALEAAGFTHLVWIPDSHLGTWEPALRSSRLALVRVCREGEAIGVAIGLILGGARPLVAVQCTGFFEAGDAVRNAVHDLKLPLKLIVGVRSERAARAGKSRDNCPWFAERVVAAWELHSTRFDPAEGGATELTGALSTLAEHPAAAAVLWAE
- a CDS encoding alpha/beta hydrolase-fold protein, translated to MVEIVVRVPENTPPWQPVFLAGDGPELGDWAPTGVPLAAWDDGTYHVWLDLPPRYRGQFYVTPGRWRGVETDAHGHEYPPRELAGDGPRTVEARVHGWGRTSVHYYPDAPSRFLPHRRTVSVWVPPGYGRDTDRRYPVFYMHDGQNLFDAHTAFAGNPWLADEVADREVRAGRVPPLIIVGVANTPDRLDEYGPRRCGHKRTRDHSREYGRLLVEEVKPFIDATYRTRPGPEDTGVGGSSMGGLISLHLCKWYPNVFGKCAALSPSLWWDREYFLRNVTVSPGWMERCRVWLDVGDRESPSPLGAAATMRRTRRLARLFARHGMREGEQFRYAEVPNGFHNEGSWGARFDQVLQFLFGGG